One genomic segment of Microcella indica includes these proteins:
- the cmk gene encoding (d)CMP kinase: MSDIIVAVDGPAGSGKSSVSREAALRLGWAYLDTGAAYRALAWHCLDEGVDTKDADAVVARLADFDYSIGMDPQHYFVRVGGEEITRDIREPRVSAVVSHVARVPEVRVGLNDLFRRLMAENPKDGVIVEGRDITTVVAPDAAVRVLLTASAEARMARRSAELSAVSAEATAQQLASRDAQDSRVVDFMNAAEGVTTLDSTDLDFEQTVLALLDIVHARTP, encoded by the coding sequence ATGAGCGACATCATCGTGGCCGTCGACGGCCCCGCCGGCAGCGGCAAGTCCAGCGTCAGCAGGGAGGCCGCGCTGCGGCTCGGCTGGGCCTACCTCGACACGGGGGCCGCCTACCGTGCGCTCGCCTGGCACTGCCTCGACGAGGGCGTCGACACCAAGGATGCTGATGCCGTGGTCGCCCGCCTCGCCGACTTCGACTACTCCATCGGTATGGACCCGCAGCACTACTTCGTGCGCGTCGGCGGCGAGGAGATCACGCGCGACATCCGCGAGCCGCGCGTGAGCGCCGTCGTGAGCCACGTCGCGCGCGTGCCCGAGGTGCGGGTGGGGCTCAACGATCTGTTCCGTCGGCTCATGGCGGAGAACCCGAAGGACGGCGTGATCGTCGAGGGGCGCGACATCACGACGGTCGTCGCGCCCGACGCCGCCGTGCGCGTACTGCTGACTGCCAGTGCAGAGGCTAGAATGGCGAGAAGGTCGGCGGAGCTGAGCGCCGTGTCGGCCGAGGCGACCGCGCAGCAGCTGGCCTCGCGGGATGCCCAGGATTCCCGCGTGGTGGATTTCATGAATGCCGCTGAGGGCGTCACCACTCTCGACTCCACCGACCTCGACTTCGAGCAGACGGTGCTGGCGCTCCTCGACATCGTGCATGCAAGGACCCCATGA
- a CDS encoding YqjF family protein: MLDAPAPDPTSPPLPGHAIIRQRWSDFVFLHWRVDPLLVAPMLLPGTRPDVHDGSAWVGLIPFVLSDHAFLPLPPVPGAGTFIEINVRTYSVDEHGQRGVVFRSLDAERLPSVLAAQALFGLPYRWTQAGMRLTADTLEYRARRRTGARPRTRIHARPGSTPVDTPLSRFLTARWGFHERHLGRTIFARNTHEPWPLVDAQLLHLDDELLAAAGFPDLAERPPDSVLATPLRHPGVTTEFAAPTRVA, from the coding sequence ATGCTCGACGCACCCGCACCCGACCCCACGTCTCCCCCGCTGCCGGGTCACGCGATCATCCGCCAGCGCTGGAGCGACTTCGTGTTCCTCCACTGGCGCGTCGACCCGCTGCTCGTCGCTCCCATGCTGCTGCCCGGCACGCGGCCCGACGTGCACGATGGCAGCGCGTGGGTGGGGCTCATCCCGTTCGTGCTGAGCGACCACGCGTTCCTGCCGCTACCTCCGGTGCCCGGTGCTGGCACGTTCATCGAGATCAACGTGCGCACCTACTCGGTCGACGAGCACGGGCAGCGCGGGGTGGTGTTCCGCTCCCTCGACGCTGAGCGGCTGCCCTCCGTCCTCGCCGCGCAGGCACTGTTCGGCCTGCCGTACCGCTGGACTCAGGCCGGGATGCGCCTCACCGCCGACACTCTCGAGTACCGCGCGCGACGACGCACCGGCGCTCGACCGCGCACCCGCATTCACGCGCGACCCGGCAGCACTCCTGTCGACACGCCGCTCAGCCGCTTCCTCACCGCACGCTGGGGGTTCCACGAGCGCCACCTGGGGCGCACGATCTTCGCGCGCAACACGCACGAGCCATGGCCGCTCGTCGACGCGCAGCTGCTGCACCTCGACGACGAGCTGCTCGCCGCCGCCGGGTTCCCCGACCTCGCGGAGCGCCCGCCCGACTCGGTGCTCGCGACCCCGCTGCGGCACCCCGGCGTCACGACCGAGTTCGCCGCGCCCACGCGCGTCGCGTGA
- the der gene encoding ribosome biogenesis GTPase Der codes for MTDTTPVTPGDDDARDSAGDDYPELAPEAAGEVAARLADLDEDLAAKRAEALRAGLADYDLDDDDLDLLEGATVGEDGIITMPALPVLAIVGRPNVGKSALVNRILGRREAVVEDTPGVTRDRVTYKAEWNTRRFTLVDTGGWEPDASGINASVAAQAEVAVDLADAVLFVVDAITGATATDEFVVKMLRRSNKPVILAANKVDDARQEPEAAALWNLGLGEPWPVSALHGRGVADLLDHILTVLPSVSAVAKEEYGGPRRVALLGRPNVGKSSLLNKAAREERVVVNELAGTTRDPIDEQVELGGRIWRFVDTAGIRRRVHLQQGADFYASLRTAAALEKAEVAVVLLDVTEPLSEQDVRIIDLVLESGRALVLAFNKWDLLDDERRRYLEREIEQDLAHVAWAPRINMSARTGRHLEKLVPGLELALESWDTRIPTGKLNAFISELTAEHPHPVRGGKQPRILFATQASTRPPTFVLFTTGFLDPQYRRFITRRLREVWGFEGTPIQVNMRVREKRKR; via the coding sequence ATGACTGACACCACCCCCGTCACCCCCGGTGACGACGACGCCCGCGACTCCGCGGGTGACGACTACCCCGAGCTCGCCCCCGAGGCGGCCGGCGAGGTCGCCGCGCGCCTGGCCGACCTCGATGAGGATCTCGCGGCGAAGCGCGCTGAGGCTCTGCGCGCAGGCCTCGCCGACTACGACCTCGACGACGACGACCTCGACCTGCTCGAGGGCGCGACCGTCGGGGAGGACGGCATCATCACGATGCCGGCCCTGCCGGTGCTCGCGATCGTGGGCCGCCCCAACGTGGGCAAGAGCGCGCTCGTCAACCGCATTCTCGGCCGTCGCGAGGCTGTCGTGGAGGACACTCCGGGTGTCACGCGCGACCGCGTGACGTACAAGGCGGAGTGGAACACGCGCCGCTTCACCCTTGTCGACACGGGCGGTTGGGAGCCCGACGCGTCGGGCATCAACGCGTCGGTCGCGGCGCAGGCCGAGGTCGCGGTCGATCTGGCGGATGCTGTGCTCTTCGTCGTCGACGCCATCACGGGTGCCACCGCGACCGACGAGTTCGTCGTGAAGATGCTGCGCCGCTCGAACAAGCCCGTCATCCTCGCCGCGAACAAGGTGGACGATGCGCGCCAGGAGCCGGAGGCCGCCGCGCTGTGGAATCTCGGTCTCGGCGAGCCGTGGCCCGTCTCGGCCCTGCACGGCCGCGGTGTCGCCGACCTGCTCGACCACATCCTCACGGTGCTGCCGAGCGTGTCGGCGGTCGCGAAGGAGGAGTACGGCGGGCCCCGCCGCGTCGCGCTGCTGGGCCGCCCCAACGTGGGCAAGTCGAGCCTGCTCAACAAGGCGGCGCGCGAAGAGCGCGTCGTCGTCAACGAGCTCGCGGGCACGACCCGAGACCCGATCGACGAGCAGGTGGAGCTCGGCGGGCGCATCTGGCGCTTCGTCGACACGGCCGGCATCCGCCGCCGCGTGCACCTGCAGCAGGGTGCCGACTTCTACGCGTCACTGCGCACGGCGGCCGCGCTCGAGAAGGCGGAGGTCGCGGTCGTGCTGCTCGACGTGACGGAGCCGCTGAGCGAGCAGGACGTGCGCATCATCGACCTCGTCCTCGAGTCGGGTCGCGCCCTCGTGCTCGCGTTCAACAAGTGGGATCTGCTCGACGACGAGCGCCGCCGCTACCTGGAGCGCGAGATCGAGCAGGATCTCGCGCACGTGGCGTGGGCGCCGCGCATCAACATGTCGGCGCGCACCGGTCGGCACCTGGAGAAGCTCGTACCCGGCCTGGAGCTTGCGCTCGAGTCGTGGGATACCCGTATTCCGACCGGAAAGCTCAACGCGTTCATCAGCGAGCTCACGGCGGAGCATCCTCACCCGGTGCGCGGGGGCAAGCAGCCGCGCATCCTCTTCGCGACGCAGGCGTCGACGCGACCGCCGACGTTCGTGCTCTTCACGACCGGGTTCCTCGACCCGCAATACCGCCGCTTCATCACCCGGCGCCTGCGCGAGGTGTGGGGTTTCGAGGGCACCCCGATTCAAGTGAACATGCGTGTCCGAGAAAAGAGGAAGCGCTAG
- a CDS encoding MOSC domain-containing protein has protein sequence MPPATPAVADPPSHPVVSAVCVVHQLIPDYGGPDGVTAIDKRATAEPVKVGEFGLRGDVQVDRKHHGGHDKAVYLYSQSDADFWQAELGRELHPGWFGENLRVEGVDVNAARVGERWRIGEGSDAVELELTMPRTPCQTFARWVGGEDARGWVKRFADSRRLGAYARVVRKGVVRAGDPITVVSVPDVAPTIAGAFRPE, from the coding sequence ATGCCCCCTGCTACACCTGCTGTTGCTGATCCCCCCTCGCACCCCGTCGTCTCCGCCGTGTGCGTCGTCCACCAGCTCATCCCCGACTACGGCGGCCCCGACGGTGTGACGGCGATCGACAAGCGCGCGACCGCCGAGCCGGTCAAGGTCGGCGAGTTCGGCCTGCGCGGCGACGTGCAGGTCGACCGCAAGCACCACGGCGGCCACGACAAGGCCGTCTACCTCTACAGCCAGTCCGATGCCGACTTCTGGCAGGCCGAGCTCGGCCGCGAGCTGCACCCCGGCTGGTTCGGCGAGAACCTGCGCGTCGAGGGCGTCGACGTGAACGCCGCCCGCGTGGGGGAGCGGTGGCGCATCGGCGAGGGGTCCGACGCGGTGGAGCTCGAGCTGACGATGCCGCGCACGCCGTGCCAGACGTTCGCCCGCTGGGTCGGTGGCGAGGATGCTCGGGGCTGGGTCAAGCGCTTCGCCGACTCGCGGCGGCTCGGGGCCTACGCGCGCGTGGTGCGCAAGGGCGTCGTGCGTGCAGGCGACCCGATCACGGTCGTGAGCGTGCCCGACGTGGCGCCGACCATCGCGGGCGCGTTCCGCCCCGAGTAG